The following coding sequences are from one Candidatus Nitrosopumilus sp. SW window:
- a CDS encoding plastocyanin/azurin family copper-binding protein, translating into MSSMDKMGMVVAVAIVAAAVGFTMTGGTGSPSDIPTAVTPAIEQAKELKKDIEPAVEKIKELSESGSKAVEDVTEKAKDVIKETKDLSETAKEFTTSKLPSRLVSIPAGTSVPGCEEADKCYEPSSLIIFKGAEIIWRNDDSSAHTVTSGNIIEGPDGKFDSALIMSGETFSYKFVESGEYDYFCMIHPWANASVTVK; encoded by the coding sequence ATGAGTTCTATGGATAAAATGGGTATGGTAGTTGCAGTGGCAATTGTTGCTGCTGCAGTAGGGTTTACAATGACTGGCGGGACAGGCTCACCTTCAGACATACCCACAGCAGTTACTCCTGCCATAGAACAAGCAAAAGAACTAAAAAAAGACATAGAGCCCGCAGTTGAAAAAATCAAAGAACTATCTGAATCAGGTTCTAAAGCTGTTGAAGATGTAACTGAAAAAGCAAAGGATGTCATAAAAGAAACAAAAGATCTAAGTGAAACAGCCAAAGAGTTTACTACTTCAAAACTACCTTCAAGATTGGTAAGCATTCCAGCAGGAACATCTGTTCCAGGATGTGAAGAGGCTGACAAATGTTACGAGCCTTCATCATTGATAATTTTCAAAGGCGCAGAAATTATTTGGAGAAATGATGATTCTTCAGCACATACTGTAACTAGTGGAAATATCATTGAAGGTCCTGATGGAAAGTTTGATAGTGCGCTAATAATGTCTGGTGAAACTTTTTCATACAAATTTGTAGAGTCTGGAGAGTATGATTATTTCTGCATGATTCATCCATGGGCAAATGCTTCAGTTACCGTAAAATGA
- a CDS encoding winged helix-turn-helix domain-containing protein produces the protein MTQDKYEVVASNFLELASEQRLKILSNLNNKPFRVSELAKKIGVTSQEIHRNLERLSNTGFVKKGSDEHFRITTIGKLMLSQMPLMFFITKNQKYFSSHDVSVLPIKFSRRLGVLENCEHIKGVTNVLDTWKKIYKNSKEYVCDIINEAPVGMEEVLVKRIKEGVKYRHILSEDLDEHEGRTSKLEKIGYYELIKKKMIERKEIKSIGIILILNEKEAGIIFPTSDGEPDLRHMFYGKTVLFQDWCVDYFEHNWKKGHKISRTHPTR, from the coding sequence ATGACACAGGACAAATACGAGGTAGTTGCTTCAAATTTTTTGGAATTAGCTAGTGAACAACGTTTAAAGATTTTATCAAATCTCAATAATAAGCCATTTCGTGTTTCAGAGCTTGCAAAAAAAATTGGAGTCACATCACAAGAAATACACCGAAATCTAGAAAGATTATCAAATACAGGATTTGTAAAAAAAGGATCAGATGAGCATTTTAGAATAACAACTATTGGAAAATTAATGTTAAGCCAGATGCCTTTGATGTTTTTCATTACAAAAAATCAGAAATATTTTTCGTCTCATGATGTAAGTGTTTTACCTATCAAGTTTAGCAGAAGATTAGGAGTACTTGAGAATTGTGAGCACATCAAAGGAGTTACAAACGTACTTGACACATGGAAGAAAATTTACAAAAACTCAAAAGAGTATGTTTGTGACATTATCAATGAAGCACCAGTAGGAATGGAAGAAGTTTTAGTAAAAAGAATCAAAGAAGGTGTAAAATATAGACACATTTTGAGTGAAGACCTAGATGAGCATGAAGGAAGAACATCAAAACTTGAGAAAATAGGATACTATGAATTAATAAAGAAAAAAATGATTGAACGCAAGGAAATCAAATCAATAGGAATAATTTTGATTCTAAATGAGAAAGAGGCAGGCATAATATTTCCAACTTCAGATGGAGAACCAGATCTGAGACACATGTTTTATGGGAAGACAGTATTATTCCAAGATTGGTGTGTGGACTATTTTGAGCACAACTGGAAGAAAGGACATAAGATTAGTAGAACACATCCAACACGATAA
- a CDS encoding acetolactate synthase large subunit: MKASDLFVKCLEKENVEYIFGIPGEENSDIMMSIDNSKIKFILTRHEQGAAFMADVYGRLSGKVGVCLATLGPGATNLATGVANANMDRSRVLAITGQTDSYLLHKESHQNLNVVSMFEPITKWSWSIRNAQNIPEIVRRAFKIALTEKPGATHIELPQDVAKQESDIPPIGYKKLYRPKANETLIKKAAKIILDAKKPIMIVGNGCIREKASSHVRKFAEKTKICSINTFMGKGVIPDDWNTHLHTLGIKDADHALQAVLDADVVISVGYDLVEYSPKMWNEKLDKKIVHIDFTPAEVYTYYRPDVEIVSDVQYAVDQILEEMNQQCGVNKELVSYPRKKMPEEFQKIRNEVTERINTFENDSAYPMKPEKIILDVRKELERSDIVISDVGTHKLWIAKVYNTYEPNTCIIPNGFASMGFALPGAIGAKLAFPEKTIVAMSGDGGFLMNVQEIETAVRLKIPIIVIVWIDDGLNLIKLKQNHEFGQSVATEFGNPDIVKLAESFGAKGFYAKTVKEFQKYVKAAKKEKSIPTIIGVSVDYSRNPILLDDDYQPYVESLENKSK, encoded by the coding sequence ATGAAAGCTTCTGATCTTTTTGTTAAATGTTTAGAGAAAGAGAATGTAGAATATATTTTTGGAATTCCAGGTGAAGAGAATTCAGATATTATGATGTCTATTGATAATTCAAAAATTAAGTTTATTCTTACAAGACATGAACAAGGAGCCGCATTTATGGCAGACGTGTATGGAAGATTGTCAGGGAAAGTTGGAGTATGTCTTGCAACTTTGGGTCCAGGTGCAACTAATCTTGCAACAGGAGTAGCCAATGCAAATATGGATAGATCCAGAGTACTAGCAATTACAGGTCAAACGGATTCATATCTCTTACACAAAGAATCCCACCAAAATTTGAATGTTGTAAGTATGTTCGAACCAATAACAAAATGGAGTTGGTCAATTAGAAACGCACAAAATATTCCAGAAATTGTTAGAAGAGCATTTAAAATTGCTCTAACAGAAAAACCTGGTGCAACACATATTGAATTGCCACAAGATGTAGCAAAGCAGGAATCAGACATTCCTCCAATTGGCTACAAAAAACTATACAGGCCAAAAGCCAATGAAACTCTCATAAAAAAAGCTGCGAAGATCATCCTTGATGCAAAAAAACCCATAATGATAGTTGGAAATGGATGTATTAGAGAAAAAGCAAGCAGTCATGTTAGAAAATTTGCTGAAAAAACCAAAATCTGTTCAATTAACACATTCATGGGAAAGGGAGTAATTCCAGATGATTGGAATACTCATCTGCACACATTAGGGATAAAAGATGCAGACCATGCATTACAAGCAGTACTTGACGCAGACGTTGTGATTTCAGTGGGATATGATCTTGTTGAATATAGTCCAAAAATGTGGAATGAAAAACTAGACAAAAAAATAGTTCATATCGATTTTACGCCTGCAGAGGTGTATACATACTATAGACCAGATGTAGAAATTGTTTCAGATGTACAGTATGCAGTTGATCAGATTTTAGAGGAAATGAATCAACAATGCGGTGTTAACAAGGAACTAGTTTCATACCCTAGAAAGAAAATGCCAGAAGAGTTTCAAAAAATTCGAAATGAAGTTACTGAAAGAATCAATACGTTTGAAAATGATTCAGCATATCCAATGAAACCAGAAAAAATCATCTTGGATGTAAGAAAAGAGTTAGAACGTTCAGATATTGTAATTTCAGATGTGGGGACACACAAATTATGGATAGCAAAAGTATACAATACATACGAGCCAAATACATGTATCATACCTAATGGATTTGCATCTATGGGATTTGCATTACCTGGTGCAATAGGTGCAAAATTAGCATTTCCAGAAAAAACAATTGTTGCAATGTCTGGAGATGGGGGTTTTCTAATGAATGTTCAAGAAATAGAAACTGCAGTAAGACTAAAGATTCCAATAATAGTAATAGTATGGATAGATGACGGATTAAATTTGATTAAACTAAAACAAAATCATGAGTTTGGTCAAAGTGTGGCAACAGAGTTTGGGAATCCAGATATTGTAAAGCTTGCAGAAAGTTTTGGAGCTAAAGGGTTCTATGCAAAAACAGTAAAAGAATTTCAAAAATATGTTAAAGCAGCAAAAAAAGAAAAAAGCATTCCAACAATTATAGGCGTTAGCGTAGACTATTCACGTAATCCAATTCTATTAGATGATGATTATCAACCATATGTAGAATCACTTGAAAATAAATCAAAGTAA
- a CDS encoding cation:proton antiporter, with translation MAEEFVFNVLILLVSAVILGEVFKRLKLPAMVGHLLAGVIVGPTLLNLVHTDESFLVFIDLAVFFLMFLAGLELHPEEIKKAGKKAMILSLLAFSIPFLGTFGIMHVLDQPLVTSLFVSLTLAITAVPVSAVVLMEFGLLKSKLGTTVMTAGIINDILSLVILAIILQMSVEPTTSDVDVMEVLISTGKIVAFIGGIFLVDFLLSKFSRHIPTTFIPIFSKLKTRESGFAILLIVTFTISVIAELSGLHFIIGTFFAGLIIYRKLIGKEHFETINDVYGKITFGFFSPVFFAFIGAELHAQSLSDVLPLFLLLLGIAIAGKIGGGFLGAKLAGFSTSKSKTIGYLMNSRGMVELVIAVIGLEAGIIDHTLFSVIVAIGFITTVLAPIMSRFSLKHSKEATI, from the coding sequence TTGGCTGAAGAATTTGTTTTCAATGTCCTTATACTGCTAGTTTCTGCAGTAATTTTAGGAGAGGTTTTCAAGAGATTAAAACTTCCTGCAATGGTTGGTCATTTACTTGCAGGAGTTATTGTTGGACCAACTTTACTAAACCTTGTTCATACTGATGAATCGTTTTTGGTGTTCATCGATCTAGCTGTTTTCTTTTTGATGTTCTTGGCAGGACTAGAATTACATCCTGAAGAGATTAAAAAAGCCGGAAAAAAGGCTATGATTCTATCACTACTTGCATTCTCTATTCCATTTCTTGGCACGTTTGGAATCATGCATGTGCTTGATCAACCACTTGTTACGTCGTTATTTGTGTCGCTGACATTAGCAATTACTGCAGTTCCCGTTAGTGCAGTAGTGTTAATGGAATTTGGATTGCTAAAAAGCAAGCTTGGAACCACTGTAATGACTGCAGGTATTATCAATGATATTTTGTCTTTGGTGATTCTGGCAATTATCCTCCAAATGTCAGTTGAACCTACTACCTCTGATGTTGATGTGATGGAAGTTCTAATATCTACTGGAAAGATCGTTGCTTTTATTGGTGGAATTTTCCTTGTTGACTTTTTACTAAGCAAATTCAGCCGTCATATTCCAACTACGTTTATTCCAATTTTTTCTAAACTAAAAACTCGAGAATCTGGATTTGCAATTTTGTTAATTGTAACATTTACAATTTCAGTTATAGCAGAATTATCTGGACTACATTTCATCATTGGAACTTTCTTTGCAGGCCTGATTATCTATAGAAAACTGATTGGAAAAGAACACTTTGAAACAATTAACGATGTTTATGGGAAAATCACATTTGGATTCTTCTCGCCAGTATTCTTTGCTTTTATAGGTGCTGAACTTCACGCCCAATCCCTATCTGATGTCTTGCCTCTATTTCTGCTACTATTGGGAATTGCTATTGCTGGAAAAATTGGTGGTGGATTCTTGGGCGCAAAACTTGCAGGATTCTCCACATCCAAGAGTAAGACAATAGGGTATTTGATGAATAGCAGAGGTATGGTTGAGCTTGTAATTGCTGTAATAGGATTAGAAGCAGGAATTATTGATCATACATTATTCTCCGTTATCGTTGCAATTGGTTTTATTACTACTGTGTTAGCTCCTATCATGTCTAGATTCTCTTTAAAACATTCAAAGGAAGCAACCATATGA
- a CDS encoding universal stress protein, with amino-acid sequence MFSKILIPYDGTASSKKGFKTGLKIAKDNKSTISVITCVEKKSTLGFFQSTSDKKKFERVKKEIMSHIEQLTKDAKKNNISIKSNIIKSDLPSEAITKYAKSNSIDLIVISKSKLSTMYEKKYYNSTVENLMKNPPCSVLIVK; translated from the coding sequence ATGTTTTCAAAAATACTCATTCCATATGACGGAACAGCAAGTAGTAAGAAGGGGTTCAAGACAGGATTAAAGATTGCAAAAGATAACAAATCAACAATATCAGTCATTACTTGTGTAGAAAAAAAATCTACATTGGGTTTTTTCCAGTCAACATCAGACAAGAAAAAATTTGAGAGAGTAAAAAAAGAGATAATGTCACATATAGAACAACTAACAAAAGATGCAAAAAAGAACAATATCAGTATCAAATCAAATATAATTAAAAGTGATTTACCATCTGAAGCCATCACGAAATATGCAAAATCAAATAGCATAGATCTCATTGTTATTTCTAAAAGCAAACTCTCAACAATGTATGAGAAAAAATATTACAACAGCACTGTTGAAAATCTCATGAAAAATCCTCCTTGTTCAGTATTAATTGTAAAATAA
- a CDS encoding asparagine synthase C-terminal domain-containing protein, translating into MDAKYQELFEKIKTAITQTVPDKKIGIAYSGGVDSTLVSKICKDMNYDITLLTIGFSESHDILFAKEVNEQLDYTHHVLEIDPKDFPSIPSSIHEKIKTDNLSWNENCIAFYYVSKLAKSLGIDTVITANGIDELFCGYNAYREAYSGGESKINEVMDSKLDNELKMMKAVNMIASEFGVKILQPLLSSDFIEYAKTVPISEKITDSEDLYRKHIIRNLAKQVGVPEVSCNKRKKALQYGSKIHKTLLKTR; encoded by the coding sequence ATGGATGCAAAGTATCAAGAGTTATTTGAAAAAATCAAAACTGCAATAACTCAAACCGTTCCAGATAAAAAAATTGGAATTGCATATTCAGGTGGAGTTGACAGTACGCTAGTATCAAAAATCTGCAAAGACATGAACTATGACATTACGTTACTTACAATTGGATTCTCTGAATCTCATGATATTTTGTTTGCAAAGGAAGTCAATGAACAACTAGACTATACTCACCATGTACTGGAAATTGATCCTAAAGACTTTCCATCAATACCATCTAGTATTCATGAGAAAATCAAGACTGACAATCTCTCATGGAATGAAAACTGTATTGCGTTTTACTATGTATCAAAACTTGCAAAGAGTTTGGGAATTGATACAGTAATCACTGCAAACGGAATTGACGAGTTGTTTTGTGGGTACAATGCCTATAGAGAAGCATATTCTGGCGGTGAATCCAAGATCAACGAAGTGATGGATTCAAAATTAGACAATGAATTGAAAATGATGAAGGCAGTCAACATGATTGCATCTGAATTTGGAGTAAAAATCCTGCAACCATTACTATCATCAGATTTCATTGAATATGCAAAGACTGTTCCAATCTCAGAAAAAATTACAGATTCTGAAGATTTGTACAGAAAACATATCATACGAAATCTAGCAAAACAAGTCGGTGTCCCTGAGGTTTCTTGTAACAAAAGAAAAAAAGCACTACAGTATGGCTCTAAAATTCACAAAACTCTGCTAAAGACTAGATAA
- a CDS encoding plastocyanin/azurin family copper-binding protein: protein MKDSNDKFGIALSVAITAIAIAFAGSLGMSQEGSIQPQGQAIIERTTNELQNIPEITEERASNVVDKASIITSELGEAVVEADTVDELVENTADVVEDIIPDVPPVVKQTDGKLLELVSIPSDTGVPGCEESNTCFIPADITTAEGTEIIWTNHDTVAHTITSGNPHDGPDGLFDSGLMMPNETYSIKLDLAFEYDYFCIVHPWMQGIITVE from the coding sequence ATGAAAGATTCAAACGACAAATTTGGAATCGCATTGTCTGTAGCAATCACTGCAATTGCAATAGCATTTGCAGGATCTCTTGGCATGTCACAAGAGGGTTCAATTCAACCACAAGGGCAAGCCATCATTGAACGTACAACAAACGAGCTACAAAATATTCCAGAGATTACTGAAGAAAGAGCATCAAATGTAGTTGACAAAGCATCGATTATTACCTCAGAATTAGGGGAGGCAGTAGTCGAAGCAGACACTGTTGATGAATTAGTTGAAAATACTGCAGATGTAGTAGAAGACATAATTCCGGATGTTCCACCAGTTGTCAAACAAACTGATGGAAAACTGCTTGAACTAGTCAGCATACCTTCAGATACAGGAGTACCAGGTTGTGAAGAATCCAACACTTGTTTTATTCCAGCTGACATAACAACAGCTGAAGGTACAGAGATAATCTGGACAAACCACGATACCGTAGCACATACAATTACTTCAGGTAATCCACATGATGGTCCTGATGGGTTGTTTGATAGTGGATTAATGATGCCAAATGAGACCTATTCAATCAAGTTAGATCTTGCATTTGAATACGACTACTTTTGTATTGTACACCCATGGATGCAAGGCATCATTACTGTAGAGTAG
- a CDS encoding valine--tRNA ligase: MDPKITEKAWNPELEAQVLKKWQESDLYKFTPTDDNYTIDTPPPYPSGRPWHIGAAAHYSQIDMIARTARMNGKNVYFPIGIDRNGLPVEFYTEKKHNIRMRETERGEFLNLCREALDDLEEEMVLIMTNLGLSGDLKNHYRTDSEEYRALTQSTFITLWKEGKIVLATRPNNYDWVSGTTIADAEIAYQDLQTKLVHMKFKIKDTDKEIIIASTRPELLCACRTIIVNPEDERYASFVGSKVIVPITGAEVEIKTHHSAQQDFGSGAVMVCSYGDQNDVALFREMELEEIVAIGLDGRMTEAAGAYAGLKPKQAREKIIEDLEAKGFVEKIEEINHRTPISERSKIPIEIIPMEEYYLKQKDSVEKMRKLGSEITFYPSMHKQILMNWLDSISIDWPISRRRYYGTEIPIWYCSSCNEPHVPEPGKYYQPWKEKCPIEKCAKCGNGEFTGEDRTFDTWMDSSVSPLFVTKYNKDSEFFEKTYPTSLRPQAKDIVRTWLYYTLLRCDMLTGKKPWTEAWIMGYGLDENGMKMSKSKGNAIDPLPVIEKFGADTFRFWSASEINHGYDFRCNEQKIESTKKFLSKLWNVSRFLSSFPIVKEAKPTTVDKWILSELNNLVKDCKKGYDQYNFFVPAIAIREFTWNLFAAHYIEMVKKRAYGEGFSEEERDAAIYTLHKVLSTVLKLLAPITPFITEHLWQTLYSDTSIHTERQAESEETEDYSKITEEVVQFNSKVWNEKKAKELSLKDSIAIEIPESLSEFKKDLQSMHNLE; this comes from the coding sequence ATGGACCCAAAAATTACAGAGAAAGCTTGGAATCCTGAATTAGAAGCACAAGTTCTAAAGAAATGGCAAGAGTCAGACCTTTACAAATTCACTCCAACTGATGATAATTACACCATAGATACGCCTCCACCATATCCTTCAGGCAGGCCTTGGCACATTGGAGCAGCAGCTCATTACTCCCAGATAGACATGATTGCAAGAACTGCGCGCATGAATGGCAAAAACGTCTACTTTCCAATTGGAATTGACAGAAATGGTTTGCCTGTAGAATTCTACACTGAGAAAAAACACAACATCAGAATGAGAGAGACAGAACGTGGAGAATTTTTGAATTTGTGTAGAGAAGCACTAGATGACTTGGAAGAAGAGATGGTGTTGATTATGACAAATCTCGGTCTAAGTGGAGACTTGAAGAACCATTACAGAACTGATTCAGAAGAATATCGTGCATTAACACAATCTACATTTATCACTTTATGGAAGGAAGGAAAAATAGTTCTAGCTACAAGACCTAACAACTATGATTGGGTTTCAGGAACTACAATTGCTGATGCAGAAATTGCATATCAGGACTTGCAGACAAAACTAGTCCACATGAAATTCAAGATTAAAGATACAGATAAGGAAATTATCATTGCAAGTACAAGACCAGAATTATTATGTGCATGTCGTACCATTATTGTAAATCCTGAAGATGAAAGATATGCCTCATTTGTTGGAAGTAAGGTGATAGTTCCAATTACTGGAGCAGAAGTTGAAATTAAAACTCATCATTCAGCTCAACAAGACTTTGGTTCAGGAGCTGTAATGGTTTGTAGTTACGGTGATCAAAACGACGTTGCATTGTTTAGAGAAATGGAGCTTGAAGAAATTGTTGCAATAGGTTTGGATGGAAGGATGACAGAAGCTGCAGGAGCATATGCAGGACTAAAACCAAAACAAGCTAGAGAAAAAATTATTGAAGATTTGGAAGCTAAAGGATTTGTAGAGAAAATTGAAGAGATTAATCACAGAACTCCAATTTCAGAAAGAAGTAAGATTCCAATTGAGATTATTCCGATGGAGGAGTACTATCTCAAACAGAAGGATTCTGTTGAAAAAATGAGAAAATTAGGCTCAGAAATCACGTTTTACCCCTCTATGCACAAGCAAATTTTGATGAATTGGCTTGATTCCATATCTATTGACTGGCCAATTTCAAGAAGAAGATACTATGGAACAGAGATTCCTATTTGGTATTGTTCTAGTTGCAATGAACCACATGTTCCAGAACCAGGAAAATACTATCAACCATGGAAAGAAAAATGTCCAATTGAAAAATGTGCAAAGTGTGGAAATGGTGAATTTACTGGAGAAGATAGAACATTTGATACATGGATGGATAGTAGTGTTTCACCATTGTTTGTTACAAAGTATAACAAGGATTCAGAATTCTTTGAAAAAACTTATCCAACATCACTTAGGCCTCAAGCAAAAGATATCGTAAGGACATGGTTGTATTACACACTTTTACGATGTGACATGTTAACTGGCAAAAAACCATGGACTGAAGCTTGGATTATGGGATATGGTCTTGATGAGAATGGAATGAAGATGAGTAAAAGTAAGGGAAATGCAATTGATCCACTTCCAGTAATTGAGAAATTTGGAGCTGACACATTCCGATTTTGGAGTGCAAGTGAGATTAATCATGGTTATGACTTTAGATGTAATGAACAAAAGATAGAGTCAACCAAGAAATTTTTGAGCAAGCTATGGAATGTTTCAAGATTCTTGTCTAGCTTCCCGATAGTCAAAGAAGCAAAACCTACAACAGTTGACAAATGGATTTTATCTGAACTAAATAATTTAGTTAAAGATTGCAAGAAAGGATATGACCAATACAATTTCTTTGTTCCAGCAATTGCAATTAGAGAATTTACTTGGAATCTATTTGCTGCTCATTACATTGAAATGGTCAAAAAACGAGCCTACGGAGAAGGATTTTCTGAAGAAGAAAGAGATGCTGCAATCTACACTCTACACAAAGTATTATCTACAGTTCTAAAATTATTAGCGCCAATTACACCATTTATCACAGAGCATCTATGGCAGACACTATACTCTGATACCAGTATTCACACAGAAAGACAAGCAGAATCTGAAGAGACTGAAGATTATTCTAAAATCACTGAAGAAGTTGTACAGTTTAATTCCAAAGTATGGAATGAGAAAAAGGCAAAGGAATTATCATTAAAGGATTCTATTGCAATAGAAATTCCTGAAAGTCTATCAGAATTTAAGAAAGATTTACAGTCAATGCATAATCTTGAATGA
- a CDS encoding 6-carboxytetrahydropterin synthase, with translation MATSPAVLDSDFKYIDKKGNLMRTRTELTVAQMLDFLEDEYQYNHKVTLKNGTEVMVDFKTDKGLIEVIDNEDDIAKYKQIKEDFPDQKIMAIGHGKYAAQLKELQDIVFYDKTPQTGSIFLDDASFAFDYAHILPLVEKCSILHGHTSSVMVELVGQMKNNLLVDFGEAKKIVKEVLTAFDHKFFINRKYLKTEDDSHYVISFEGPKGRFELQVPKNTTYLLEGEATVENLSSELIKLLAPKMPSNVEAVGVYIYEGYNKGSHIISNISRD, from the coding sequence ATGGCAACAAGTCCCGCAGTATTGGATTCAGATTTCAAGTATATTGACAAGAAAGGAAATTTGATGAGAACTCGAACAGAGCTTACAGTGGCACAGATGCTAGACTTTTTGGAAGATGAATATCAATACAATCACAAAGTCACATTGAAAAATGGAACTGAAGTAATGGTTGATTTTAAAACTGACAAGGGACTAATCGAAGTTATTGATAATGAAGATGACATTGCAAAATACAAACAAATCAAAGAAGACTTTCCAGACCAAAAAATTATGGCAATTGGACACGGAAAGTATGCTGCACAACTAAAGGAATTGCAAGATATTGTATTTTATGATAAAACACCACAAACTGGTTCTATCTTTTTAGATGATGCATCATTTGCATTTGACTATGCACATATCTTGCCACTAGTTGAGAAATGCTCCATTTTACACGGACACACATCATCTGTAATGGTAGAGTTGGTTGGACAGATGAAAAACAATTTACTGGTAGATTTTGGAGAAGCAAAAAAAATCGTTAAAGAAGTATTAACTGCATTTGATCACAAGTTTTTCATTAACAGAAAATATCTAAAAACTGAAGATGACTCTCACTATGTCATATCATTTGAGGGTCCTAAAGGAAGATTTGAGTTGCAAGTTCCAAAAAATACAACTTATCTTTTAGAAGGCGAAGCTACTGTAGAGAATCTTTCAAGTGAACTAATCAAATTACTAGCACCTAAAATGCCATCAAATGTTGAAGCAGTTGGTGTTTACATCTATGAAGGGTATAACAAAGGCTCTCACATTATTTCAAATATTTCTAGAGACTAG
- a CDS encoding mechanosensitive ion channel domain-containing protein, whose protein sequence is MTELFFAVLSLAITAILYLVTRQIINKKLQDLQGSDKLLGMILLFITFGELFYLGTFFGLFDIALEMITSIGAAAVVIGIALQNQLKNAIAGISIFLNPQINVGDTIEFDYVRCKITGLHLTKTTAVTEEGVRVIIPNHKFSEEMIQIYPKTSKIQNKKQS, encoded by the coding sequence TTGACTGAACTGTTTTTTGCAGTATTGTCTTTAGCAATAACTGCAATTTTGTATCTTGTTACACGACAAATAATCAATAAAAAACTGCAAGATCTGCAAGGTTCTGATAAACTATTAGGCATGATTCTTCTCTTCATCACTTTTGGAGAATTATTCTATCTAGGCACATTTTTTGGGTTGTTTGATATTGCCTTAGAGATGATTACTTCTATCGGTGCTGCTGCAGTGGTAATCGGAATTGCCCTACAAAATCAACTAAAAAATGCGATTGCAGGAATAAGCATATTTTTGAATCCTCAAATCAACGTGGGCGATACAATAGAGTTTGATTATGTTAGATGCAAAATCACAGGATTACATCTAACTAAAACTACGGCAGTTACTGAAGAGGGGGTACGAGTAATTATTCCAAACCATAAATTTAGTGAAGAGATGATTCAAATTTATCCCAAAACCTCGAAAATTCAGAATAAAAAACAATCATGA
- a CDS encoding 4a-hydroxytetrahydrobiopterin dehydratase, whose protein sequence is MMRLSQEEIAEELKNLPGWSVVNDKLHREIQFDSFNQAFGFMTMAAMEIEKMNHHPEWFNVYNKLVIELTTHDAGGITRNDINLARILNSLLRH, encoded by the coding sequence ATGATGAGACTATCACAAGAAGAGATTGCCGAAGAGCTGAAAAATTTGCCAGGATGGAGTGTTGTTAATGACAAACTGCATAGAGAAATCCAGTTTGATAGCTTTAACCAAGCATTTGGGTTTATGACTATGGCAGCAATGGAGATTGAAAAGATGAATCATCATCCAGAGTGGTTTAACGTATACAACAAACTCGTAATAGAACTGACAACCCATGATGCAGGCGGCATCACAAGAAATGATATCAATCTGGCCCGAATCCTAAACTCTCTACTAAGACATTAG